In the Ornithinimicrobium pratense genome, CGCCTCGGCAGCGATCGTCTGGGACGCCATCCAAATCAACAACTGACCTCTCCCCCAAGGTCAATCCTGAAGGTCCCGTGACCCATCCGGCCCGGCGGCAGCTGCCGCCGGGCCGGGTGGCCAGTCGTTGCGACCGGCCACCCACCTGAAACCCACCCCCTGAGCAAAACCCTGCGGACCCCCTGAGATCCCCGAAGGAAGAAGACGATGCAGCAGACGAAGCACTGGGCCCGCCGCCTGCTGAGCCTGGCCGGCAACCTCGGTCTTGTCGCTCTCGTTCTGGCCTGCACGGCCTACCTGCTGCCGCAGGCGCTCGGCTATGAGCGCTACGTCATCACCGGGGGCTCCATGTCCGGCTCGATCGAGAAGGGCTCAGTCGTCTTCGCCGAGCCTCGCCCGGTCGAGGGCCTCGCGGTGGGTGACGTGATCACCTACCTGCCGCCCGCGAGCAGCGGCGTCGGCAACTTGGTCACCCACCGGATCGTCGACATTGGCGCCGACGCGGCCGGCGAGCTGGTCTTCCGAACCCAGGGCGACGCGAACGCCGACGTCGACCCCTGGACGTTCGGCCTCCTCGCCGACGAGCAGCCCGTCGTGACGCAGTCCGTGCCCTACGTCGGCTACGTCCTCATCGCCTTGGCCGACCGCGAGGCCCGGATGGTCCTGATCGGGATCCCCGCGGCGGTCATCGCGCTCCTCGCCCTCGTCGAGCTCGGCCGCAGCATGGCCGGTCTGTGGCGAGAGCGCGAGTCGTCCGAGGACCCCCACCACGCGGCCACGAGCCGCTGAGCCCAGCAGCGCCCCCCAGCATCGCCAGCAGCACCAAGCAAGGAGTATGACGTGTTCGACCTACGCTCCATCAAGGTCCTCGTCTTCGGTGCCCTGGCGATGCTGCTCGTCTTCACCATGCCGAGCTTCTCCACCGCGATGTTCACCTCGACCAGCTCACACACGGTGACCGTGAGCGCCGCCGCCGACTGGGTTGCACCCAAGGTGAGTCTCGTCAACCTGCCGGTGCAGATCTCCGGGGTGCACATCCTTGAGGCTGAGGCTTCCGACGACTACGGCTCTGGCGTCGCACAGGTCATCATCGAGGTCCGTCCTGCCGGCGGGGGCACCTGGACGCCCGTGTGCACGGACAGGTCTGCGCCGTACCAGTGCTCCTGGGACACCAACGGCGTGGCCGATGACAACCACGAAGTCCGCGCCCGGGCGACTGACCGTGCCGGTCTCGTCGGCACGTCCGGCATCCTGACCACCAGTGTCGCGAACGAGCGTCCCGCGGTGAGCCACCCGGGTAACCCGGCAAACGGAGCGCCTACCTTGACCGCCAGGGCGAACTCTGGGATCGCGGCGCCCAACGACGATGTCGCCCCCGTCGAGCCGGACCCGTCGGGCCCCGCCGTCGCAGATGAAGACAGGCGCGAGACTGTCGAGCCCGCCCCGGAGGAGCCGCCAGCCGTACCCGGCGACGAGGAGGACGGCGCCGCCCCCGGCGACGACGAGGACCAGACCGGCCCCCAAGATGAGGTGGCTGAGCTGCACGGCGTCGGCATCGACGTCATCGATGGTGGCCATGGCGTCGGCGAGCTGAACGAGGGTGACACCTTCACCTTCACCTACTCCGGCGAAGTTGACTCCACCACCGTCCTGGCCAACTGGTCCAGGGAGGCGACCCCGGTGTCGGTGCGGGTGCGAGACGGCCACCTGCTCGGCGGCAGCGACCTGGACGACACCCTCGACATCCGCTCCGGTGACCTGCCTGTCGAGCTTGGGCACGTCCACCTCGGCGCCGATGTCATCGACACCGACCAGCAGATCCTCCTGCCCGCCACGATGACCGCCCAGACGGGCACCGTCGACGGCGCCGTTCTGAGCACCGTCACCGTGCGGCTCGGAGCGGTCATCGACGAGGGCGAGGTGCTGCAGCCGGTCGACGCTGCCCCAGTCCTGACCTGGACCCCGTCAGCCGCGGTCACCACCCTGACCGGTCGCCCATGCGTGGCCGAGCCCGTCACCCAGTCCGCAGGAGGGACCTTCTGATGCGCCCGATCCTGGCCGGCCCGCTCTGGGCCGCGATCCTCACCACTGCCGTGCTGGGCGGTCTGCGGATCGCGTCCGCAGTGGACAGCACGCTCACCCCATACACCCTGGTGGCATGGGGACTACTGGTCCCGGCGCTGGTCGCGGTTCACGTCACGTCAAGACCCGACCGCACCGCCGGACCCGGCCCGTATGCTCACTGACATGCCCACCATCGTGGTCGTCGAGGACGACGACAAGATCGCCGCGCCGCTGGTCCGCACCCTGCAACGCGACGGTTACACCGTCGAGCGCTTCGCCGAGGGCCTGCCGGCGATCGACCGGATGACGTCCCACGACGACGTGGCGCTGCTCATGCTTGACCTCGGTCTGCCGGACATCGACGGCATCGACGTATGCCGCGCCGTCCGGGACGGCGGCTTCGCCGGCGGCATCATCATCCTCACCGCCCGGGACGGGGAGCTGGACCGCGTGGTCGGTCTGGACCAGGGCGCGGACGACTACCTGGCCAAGCCGTTCGGCCTCGCCGAGCTGCAGGCGCGCACCCGAGCACTGCTGCGTCGCGCCGACTACCACGACAAACCGGTGGCGCCGGGCGCCACTGTGAAGTCCGCGCAGGACAGCGCCTTCGTCGTCGACCAGGACGCTCGCCGCGTCTGGGTCGGGGACCATGAGCTGCCCGCCACGCCCAAGGAGTTCGACGTCCTGGCGTTGCTCGACTCCCGGCGGGGAACTGTCCTGACCCGGGACACGCTCATCAATGAGGTCTGGGACCAGAACTGGTTCGGCTCGACCAAGACTCTCGACACCACGGTGGGGCGCCTGCGGCAGAAGCTGGAGGACGCCGACGCCCCGGTGCAGATCACCACGGTCCGCGGGGTGGGGTTCCGCCTCGAGGACATCGAGGATGCGTAGCCGCCTGATCGTCGTCCTCGTGGCGCTCGCCGTCGCGATCGTCGCCCTCTACGGCCTCCCGCGGGCCTACTTCCTGACCGACCTGATCCACGACGCCGAGGCCCAGGAGACCCGCCACGTGGCAGACATCGCCGCCATCGCCATCGCCGAGCGCGGGCGAGGTGCTGACGACGTCACCCCCGACTTTCTCGAGTCGTTCCTTCAGACGCAGGAGAGCCTGACCTTCGTCGCCGCCGACGGCAGCCGCGTCCGGGTCGGCTTCCCGGCCGAGGCGGACTCCGCGGAGGACATCGTCGCGACCCGACCTCTCCCCGACGGGGGCGAGATCACCCTGCGCCGGTCCGCAGACCTCATCGACCAGCGGGTCGAGGACGCCCTCATGCCGCTCTTCCTCGTCGGCCTGGCGCTGGTGATCCTGGCCCCCTTGCTCATGTGGGGCCTGGCCGAGCGGCTCTCACGTCCCTTCCGGGAGCTGGCCGGCGTCGCCGAGCGCATCGGGCAGGGGCACTTCGACGAGCCCATCCGGCACCACCGAGTAGCCGAGGCTGAGGCGATCGCCGAGGCCCTGCGCCGAGCGTCCGCCCGGTGGGCCGAGCTGATGCGGCGCGAGCGCGACATCGCCGCGAACGCTTCCCACGAGCTGCGCACGCCGATCAGCGCGCTGCGGGTGGAGATCGAGGACCTGGCCTCCTGGCCGCAGACCCCGCCCGATGTCGCCGCTGAGCTGCACAGCTACCTCCCGCAGCTGGACCGGCTCAACGCCGCAGTGCGCACCTATCTGGACGCAGCACAGGCACAGCGACTGACCGACGTCGACACCGTCGACCTCGTGCCGGTGGTTCGTGCCGCGATGCAGCGGTGGGAGGCGCCCGCCGAAGGGGCCCGGTCCGCCGTAGCGTCGGTCCTGGTCGAGGAGCCGGAGGGCCCGATGCCGGTGCGCGCCTCGCAGGCCACGGTCGGCCAGATCCTCGACCTCCTCTTCCGGGACGCCGTCGACCGCGGGGCGACGCTCGTCCGGGTCCAGCTCGGATGCACCGATGCCTTCGGCCGGGTCCGGCTGAGCCTGGAGGGCGAGACGTCACCGACGGGTGACAAGGCCCGGGCCGCCGCGTCGCAGACGGCGCTGGAGGTGGACGGGCGGGTGTCGATCGTGGACGGCCACAGCACGCTGCTGCTCCCCCGGGCCCCCGGCGGGACAGCGTCCCGCGTCTCCTGACGCCCTTCTCTTTAAGTCCCCGGTTAGTCCCCGGTGCGCTCGAGCACGCGCGCCAGGAAAGTGTCGAGGGCAGCGAGCTCCGTGTCCGTGGCACCGTCGAAGAACACCCTGCGCACGGCGGCCAGGTGGCCCGGAGCAGCGGCAGCCAGGGCGGCCCTCCCCTGCTCTGTGATGCTGACGAAGGCTCCCCGGCCGTCGAAGGCGCACTCCTCCTTGGCGATGAGGCCCCGGCCCACCATCCGCCGCAGGTGGTGGGACAACCGCGAGCGCTCCCAGTGCATGGTGTCGGCCAGCACGGAGATCCGCAGCCGCCCGTCCTCGGCCTCGGTGAGGTGGACCAGCGTCTCGTAGTCCTGCATCGACAGCTCGCTGTCCTCCTTCAGGGCACGCCCCAGCTCGGCGGGCACCTCGGTCTGGGCTCGCAACCAGCGGCGCCAGACCTGCATCTCCAGCTCGGTCAACCAGGGAGTGCTCGACTCGGACATACCCCAAGGATACCATGTACTTGACACGTCATCCATAGGCGGCTAATGTAAGTGACGTATCAGCAACTGGACACCGGCGAGGGGCACCCTCGCAATCCATCACGAGGAGACCCACATGACCACTCTGCGCGAGCTCAACGGCACCTACACCATCGACCCCAGCCACAGCCGTCTCGGCTTCTCCACCCGGCACGCGATGGTGACCAGGGTCCGCGGCTCCTTCAACGAGGTCGAAGGCACCGCCACCACCGGCCCGGACCTGGAGGGCACCTCCATCGAGCTGGTGATCCAGGCCGCATCGGTCGACACCCGCTCGGAGGACCGTGACGGGCACCTGCGCTCCGCCGACTTCTTCGACGTGGAGACCTACCCCACCCTGACCTTCCGCTCCACCGAGGTCACCGCGGTCGACGAGGAGACCCTGCGTGTCACCGGCGACCTGACCATCAAGGACGTGACCCGCCCGGTCACCGTGGACTTCGAGTACGCCGGCGGGGCCACCGACCCGTTCGGCAACCAGCGCATCGGCTTCGAGGGCTCTGTCGTGGTCAACCGCAAGGACTTCGGCCTGGTCTGGAACGCCGCGCTGGAGACCGGCGGTGTGCTGGTGTCGGAGAAGGTCACCCTGGAGTTCGAGGTCTCGGCGATCAAGAACGCCTGACCGACTGAACCGGGCCGCTGTGACCGGCCCGTCCGGTCGCGCCGTGCGACCCTAGCGCCCCCGCCGACCCCCGCGGCGGGGGCGTTCGCATGCCCGATGCTCGCCATCACCCGGCTGCGGGCGCCGGCAGGCCGGTCATGTCGCCGCGCCTCCCCCTCCACGGCCACACTGGAGGTATGTCGTGGGGCCTGCCACTGGCGACGCTGCTCTCCCGCCGGGTGCCCGTGCGCGGGCTCGAACCCGGGCCGGTGACCGGGGTGGGTCGAATGCGCTGGGGCGACGGCACCGTGATGCTGGTGGCGGCTACCCGACCCGGCGAGCTGAGCCGGGTGCTACGCACCCTGGCCACGCGGCGATCGCTGACCCTGGCCGGCTACGAGCTGGGCGAGGACGGCCCGCTGCTCACCCTGCACGGCGCGACCGGTCGGGAGCCCGTCCGGGTCATCGTGGTCGGCCGGGACCAGCCCGACTGACCGACCCCTCAGCGGCCGGGGCGAGCCCCGAGCCCATGGGCATCCGTTCGGCGACCGTCTGGTCATCGAGCGCGCGGTCGGTGAGCGCCAGGTCCAGAGCCCGCAGCACCGACTGCGCCTTGGTGACTGTCTCGGCATACTCCTCCCCCGGGTCGGAGAGCGCCGTCACCGCCCCGCCGACCCCGAAGGCGACTTCCCCGTCCGCCCAGGTGGCGGTGCGGATGACGATCGAGGTGTCCATCGTCCCGTCGAGGCCCACCCAGCCGATGGCCCCCGAGTAGATCCCGCGCGCTGCACCCTCCAGCGCGTCGAGGATCTCCATCGTCCGCACCTTCGGCGCGCCGGTCATCGACCCGCCGGGGAAGCACGCGCGCAGCACGTCGGTCGGCCCCATGCCGTCGGCCAGCCGCCCCCTGACGGTGGAGACCAACTGGTGCACTGTCGCGTAGGTCTCCACCGCGAAGATCTGCGGCACCTCCACGCTGCCCGAGCGGCATACCCGGTGCAGGTCGTTGCGCAACAGGTCGACGATCATCAGGTTCTCGGCCCTGTCCTTCTGCGCGCTGTGCAGGTCCTCGACCAGGCGCGCGTCCTCCTCATGGGTGGCTCCGCGCGGGCGGGTGCCCTTGATCGGCCGAGCCTCGACCACGCCGTCACGGACCGAGACGAACCGCTCCGGCGAACCGCTGAGCACGCTCACCCCCGGCGCGCGCAGCCACGCCCCGTGCGGCACCGGTGAGACCTCCCGGATCGCGCGGTAGAGCTCTGCCTCCCCCACCCCGCTGCCGCGCACGGTGTATGCCGTGGTCAGGCACACCTCGTAGGTCTCCCCGCGCGCGATCTGCTCCTGCGCCTCCCGCACCAGCTCCAGGTAGGCCGCCTCCCCCTCGCGCCGCACCGCCTGCCAGGGACGACCTTCTCCGCCCTCGGGGCAGGAGGACGCAGCCTGGAGCGGGCGTGGGTCGGGCCCTGCGTGGGCGGCCCGCGATCCGTCCGCGTGAGCCGCTCCCGGACGAGCTGACGCCACCACCTGTCCCACCCCTTCGGCCCACTCGCGCTGGGCGGCGGCCACGTCAGGCGTCTCGAGCCACACGGCATACACCGCACCGGTGGCGTGGTCCACGACCACGCCACGGTCAGCGAAGATGAGCCACGCGTCGGGCCACGGCGAGCGGTGCGCCGCCGACCCGCCGGTTTCGGCCTTGAGCTCATACCCCCACCAGCCGACGAGTCCCGGACGCCACGTGAAGGGCAGCCCCAACCTGGCCACCCGCTCCCGCTCCGCCTCGTCCAGGTGCCACCGCCCCAGCAGCTGATCCATCCGGTCCAGCAGCGGCGGGCCCTCCCCCACCCGGTGCTCCAGCTCGTAGGACAGCGGGCCGCGGGAGTCTACGAGCACCGACCAGCCGGACCCGTCGGAGGCGTCCAGCCAGGCCGAGGTCGCGGCGCCGCTGAGCAGCTCCTCCTGCAGCGCCCAGACGTCCACCGGACCGGGCCAGCGGCATACCCCGACCGTGGCGGCCACACCCTCCGGCCATGGTGCCGGCGCAGCCAGGGCGTCCCCGACCGCCACGGGGCCGGTGTCGGCCGCCTCGCCGGCCCCGGCGACTGGGCGGTGCGGGGGACGCACGCCCGCCAGCCGCAGGAAGTTCGCCACGATCGTCTCGCCGTGGTCGGAGAGCACCGACTCGGGATGGAACTGCACGCTCCAGACCGGCCGGTCCGGGTCGGCCAGGCCCATCACCGAGCCGTCGTCGGTGGCCCGGGCAGTCGCCTGCAGCCGTGAGACCAACGGCTCGGCGACGTCCAGGGAGTGGTAGCGCACCACGCTCAGCGGCGAGGGGACGCCGGCAAAGATCCCGGTGCCCTCGTGCTCGACCGCGCTGACGATCCCGTGCCGCGGCACCGCCATCTGCCCGACCCGCTCCCCCGCCAGGTGGGCCAGCCCCTGGTGACCCAGACAGACGCCGAGCACCGGCACGTCCCGCTGTCGCAGCGCCAGCTCGGACAGGCCCATGTCGGCGCTGACCTGGGGCCGCCCCGGCCCGGGGCCCACGACGATCGCGGCGAAGGCGCGCAGCTCTGCCTCGTCCACCTCACGGTCGTGCCGCCAGACCACCGGCGGCCGGCCCAGCACGCGGTGCAGCAGGTCGGCGATGTTGTACGTGAAGCTGTCGACGTTGTCGACCAGCAGGACCTCACCGGACAAGGCTCACCCGCGAGGCCGCAGCCGAACCCGCGGCAGGGTCGGTGCCGGCAGCCACTCACCGCCGGGGTAGTCGAACGTCCCGAACCGCCCGTCGGGGTCGTCCCCCTGCTCGGCGTTCCACCGCTCGCGCGCCTGCACGACCTCCTCGTGCGAGCGGCCGATGAAGTTCCACCACATGACGATCTGCTCCTCGAAGGGCGTGCCGCCGATGAGGATGACTCGGGCACCCTCGGGCCCGGCCAGCAGCTCCAGGGTGCGGGGGCCGGGCGGGTGGTGGGACAGCTGGTGGGGCTGCAGCGGCGTCCCGGACGCGTGCACCTCACCCTGGTCCAGCAGCACCCCGTGCTCGAAGGTGGGGTCCACGCCGAGGTATGCCGTGGCGCCCGGCTCCAGCACCAGCTCGGCACCGAGCAGGGGCGAGTAGGTCGGCACCGGCGAGCTGAGCTCGGTGCCGCCGACGGCCACGCTGCCGAGGAAGACGCTGACGCGCACCCCGTCCGCCGCGTGCGGCTCAGGCGCGAAGTGCTGGAACTGCGCCGGCACGTCGGCGTGCTCGGCGGGGAGCACGGTCCACAGCTGGACGCCGTGCAGGATCCCGGGCGCCCCCTCCTCGCGCACCGACACCTCGGAGTGGCACACCCCGTGCCCGGCGGTCATCAGGTTGAGCTCGCCCGGGACGACGTGCGCGCGTACTCCCGTGGAGTCTCGGTGCTCGACCGTGCCGGTGAACAGCCAGGAGACGGTCTGCAGCGAGGTGTGCGGGTGCGGTGGCACCACCATCCCGCCGGTCTCGGCGATCTCGTCAGGACCGTAGTGGTCCAGGAAGCACCAAGCCCCGATCGTGGTGCGCCCGCGCGCGGGGAGGCTGCGCCGCACGGTCATCGCGCGTGGACCGCCGAGCGGGACCTCCCGCGGCTCGATCACCGTCGTGCCGTGCCCGAGCACCTCGTCACCGCACTCGACCGCGACCGGATTGCGCTCCAGGTTGGTCATGGGACCAGTCTCACACCTTTGGCCACCCCCTGACAGACCGCCCAGAACGCGGTCGGTGTGCGGTCCGATCGTCGCCGTCGCTACGGGAAACACGAGGACCGCGAATGGTGTTGACTCTGGATATGAGTGCCAGCTCGCCCAGCCCCGCACCTGCCACCCCCACCTCTACCACCCCGCACCGGGTCCTTGTCATCGGCTCCGGTTTCGGCGGGCTCTTCGCCGCCAAGGCCCTCAAGGACCCTGCGGTGTCGGTGACCGTGGTGGCCCGGACCGGTCACCACCTCTTCCAGCCGTTGCTCTACCAGGTGGCGACCGGCATCCTCTCCGAGGGCGTCATCGCCCCGCCGACCCGTGACGTGCTGGCCGCCCAGGACAACGCGAGGGTGCTGCTGGGCGACGTGCAGAGGGTGAACCTCGCCGAGCGCACGCTCACCACCATGACGGCGGGCCGGGAGATGGTCTACGACTACGACAGCCTGATCGTGGCCGCCGGGGCCAACCAGTCGTACTTCGGCAACGACCAGTTCGCCGAGTTCGCCCCCGGCATGAAGACCATCGACGACGCCTTGGAGCTGCGCGGCCGGATCTACGGCGCCTTCGAGCTGGCCGAGCTGGCCGCGGCGGCAGGACGTCAGGACGACGTGCGCCGGCTGCTGACCTTCGTGGTCGTCGGCGCCGGCCCGACCGGTGTGGAGATGGCGGGGCAGCTCGTCGAGCTGTCGAAGCGGACCCTGCGCAAGGAGTTCCGCCACATCGACCCGGCGCAGGCCCGGATCCTGCTCGTGGACGCCGCCGATGCCGTGCTCGGCAGCTTCGGCCCCGACCTGGCGGCCAAGACCGAGCGCGACCTCACCCGTCTCGGCGTGGAGGTCCTGCTCGGCCAGATGGTGGTGGACGTCGACGAGGCCTGCGTCACCCTGGAGGACAAGGACGGGCAACGCACCCGGATCGAGGCCCAGACCAAGGTCTGGGCCGCCGGCGTGCAGGGCAACCCACTGGGCCGGCAGCTCGCCGAGCAGTCCGACGTCGAGCTGGACCGAGCGGGTCGCGTCGTCGTGCAGCCCGACCTCACCATCCCCGGCCACCCCGAGGTCTTCGTCATCGGTGACCTGGCGGCGTTGGAGGACGTCCCCGGGGTGGCCCAGGGCGCGATCCAGGAAGGTCGGCACGCCGCCGACCAGATCCTGCGCCGACTGAGGGGTGAGCCGACCGGGCAGCCGTTCGTCTACCGCGACAAGGGCTCGATGGCCACCGTCTCCCGCTTCCGAGCGGTGATGAAGCGCGGCAACCTGGAACTCACCGGCTACCCCGCCTGGGTGGCCTGGCTCGCGGTGCACCTGTTCTACATCATCGGCTTCAAGAGCCAGCTGACCACGCTGATGCACTGGGCGGTGAGCTTCGTCGGGCGCGACCGCTCCGAGCGCACCGTGACCGAGCAGCAGGTGTTCGCCCGGCTGGCGCTGGAGTACCTCGGCGATGACTTCCGGGACCTCAGGAAGGCTCGCCGCCGCGGCCAGGAGTGAGCTCCGGGCGGACCATGGGCAGGTGAGGTATGCCGTCCTCCAGGTAGTCCTCGCCCGCACGGCGGAAGCCGAACTGCTCATACCACCGCTCCAGGTACGTCTGCGCGCCGATGTGCACCGCGTGCGGGCCGATCCGGTCCAGGCCGGCCCGGACCAGGGCGGTGGCGTAGCCATGGCCCCGGTGCTCCGGGTGGGTGGCGACCCGGCCCAGGCGGTGGACGCCCCCAGCGTCCACCAGGGTGCGCACGGTGGCGACCGGGACCCCGCCGACCTCGATCCACAGGTGCTCGGTCGTGGGCTCGGTGTCCACGCCGTCCAGTTCTGGGTAGGCGCACTCCTGCTCGACGACGAAGACGTCCACCCGCAGCCTCAGCAGGCCGTAGAGGGTGAGCGGGTCGAGGTCGACGAGGCGGGCGACCCGGACCTGCGGAACTGGGGCATCACCGGCGCGGGCTGAGGTGGGCGGGATCGGCATACCCTCGAGCCTATGAGCCAGGTTCCCGAACCCGTCGACGCCCTGCGCCGGATCGCCTTCCTCCTGGAGCGCGGCCGGGCCGAGTCCCGGCGCGTGGAGGCCTACCGCAAGGCCGCGCGGACGATCCTGCCACTGGGCGAGGACGAGGTGCGCCGGCGGGTGCAGGAGGGCACCCTGCGCGAGCTGCCGGGGATCGGCACGTCGACCTCCGCCGTCATCGAGCAGGCGGTGGCGGGGCAGGTCCCCGACAAGCTGCGGGACCTGGAGGCGCAGGCGACCGGGCCGCTGGTCGAGGGCGGGGAGTCGATGCGGGCCATGCTGCGAGGAGACCTGCACACCCACTCCGACTGGTCCGACGGCGGCTCGCCCATCGAGGAGATGGTCGCGACCGCGATGGAGCTGGGCCACGACTACGTGGCGCTGACCGACCACTCGGGTGGGCTGCGGGTGGCCAACGGACTGTCTGCCGACCGGCTGCGGCGGCAGCTCACTGTGGTGGACGCCATCAACGCCCACGTCGGCCCGGACTTCACGCTGCTCGCCGCCATCGAGGTCGACATCCTCGAGGACGGCGCCCTTGACCAGAAGCCGGACCTGCTTGCGGCACTAAACATCCGGGTGTCCTCGGTGCACTCCAAACTGCGGATGGAGTCGGCCGCGATGACCCGACGGATGGTGACGGCGGTCCACGACCCGCTGACCTCGGTGCTCGGTCACTGCACCGGGCGGCGGGTCATGCCCAGGCGCGGCGACCAGGGGGAGCGCACCGGCGGTCGGATGCGGCCGCCGAGCGAGTTCGACGCCCGGGCGGTCTTCGAGGCGTGCGCGGAGACGGGGACCGCCGTGGAGATCAACTCCCGGCCCGAGCGCCAGGACCCGCCCGGGGAGCTGCTGGACCTGGCGATCGAGATCGGCTGCCTGTTCGCGATCAGCACCGACGCCCATGCCCCCGGCCAGCTGGACTTCCTCGACCTTGGCTGCGAGCGCGCCGTCCGCCACGGCGTCCCCCCGGAGCGCGTGGTCAACACCTGGCCCGTCGAGAAGCTCAAGGACTGGGCCCGCCCCTGACGACAGGACACGCGGAAAGGCCCGACAGGACACGCAGGGGTTGTACTGGGACAACGACGGTGGTGCAGGAACGGGGTGACACATCGGTCACGCTGGCGACGGATGTGACACCCCGCTTCTGCACAAGCGTGATCAGAGAGCCTGGACGCGAGAACGGCCCGACAGGACACGCTCCGCGTGCCGCCCGTGGCGACGCCGACGGCCCGCCCGAGCCGCGCCATACCGGACCCGCCGACGGTGGATTTTGGTCATCGCGATCCATCACGTATGCTCACTCACTGTCCTCAACGGATAGGCCCCCATCGTCTAGTGGCCTAGGACCCCGCCCTTTCACGGCGGTAGCACGGGTTCGAATCCCGTTGGGGGTGCACAGGTCTTGTCCTGTACAAGGCCCCGTAGCGCAGTTGGTTAGCGCGCCGCCCTGTCACGGCGGAGGTCGCGGGTTCGAGTCCCGTCGGGGTCGCAGAGGATGCGGGCGTGGCACCGGTCGAAGACCGGGCCACGCCGCAGCGTTCTCCCGGCCAGGTAGCTCAGTTGGTACGAGCGTCCGACTGAAAATCGGAAGGTCGGCGGTTCGACCCCGCCCCTGGCCACAGCGATAAGCCGCGGGGCCGCCCTCATACCCCCGCGGCTTTCGCGTGTCCGGTCGCGCAACAGATCTACGTGCGCCGCAAGCGCTGAGCAGGCACCCTAGGAGCATGTGGAGGCGACGCGGATCTGGCCGCGCCGGTCGGGACGGGGCCGGCGTGGAGGCTGACGGCCGGCTGCGGGAGGCCTTCACCGCGGTTCCCCGCGGCGGTTTCCTGCGCGAGCCGGACCAGGGTCAGGCGGGCCTGGACGGGCCACTGGCCATCGGGCACGGCCAGACCAACTCCCAGCCGCGCACGGTGGCGGACGTGCTCCGCTTGCTCGACGTCCGGCCTGGCCACCGCGT is a window encoding:
- a CDS encoding NAD(P)/FAD-dependent oxidoreductase, whose product is MSASSPSPAPATPTSTTPHRVLVIGSGFGGLFAAKALKDPAVSVTVVARTGHHLFQPLLYQVATGILSEGVIAPPTRDVLAAQDNARVLLGDVQRVNLAERTLTTMTAGREMVYDYDSLIVAAGANQSYFGNDQFAEFAPGMKTIDDALELRGRIYGAFELAELAAAAGRQDDVRRLLTFVVVGAGPTGVEMAGQLVELSKRTLRKEFRHIDPAQARILLVDAADAVLGSFGPDLAAKTERDLTRLGVEVLLGQMVVDVDEACVTLEDKDGQRTRIEAQTKVWAAGVQGNPLGRQLAEQSDVELDRAGRVVVQPDLTIPGHPEVFVIGDLAALEDVPGVAQGAIQEGRHAADQILRRLRGEPTGQPFVYRDKGSMATVSRFRAVMKRGNLELTGYPAWVAWLAVHLFYIIGFKSQLTTLMHWAVSFVGRDRSERTVTEQQVFARLALEYLGDDFRDLRKARRRGQE
- a CDS encoding PHP domain-containing protein → MSQVPEPVDALRRIAFLLERGRAESRRVEAYRKAARTILPLGEDEVRRRVQEGTLRELPGIGTSTSAVIEQAVAGQVPDKLRDLEAQATGPLVEGGESMRAMLRGDLHTHSDWSDGGSPIEEMVATAMELGHDYVALTDHSGGLRVANGLSADRLRRQLTVVDAINAHVGPDFTLLAAIEVDILEDGALDQKPDLLAALNIRVSSVHSKLRMESAAMTRRMVTAVHDPLTSVLGHCTGRRVMPRRGDQGERTGGRMRPPSEFDARAVFEACAETGTAVEINSRPERQDPPGELLDLAIEIGCLFAISTDAHAPGQLDFLDLGCERAVRHGVPPERVVNTWPVEKLKDWARP
- a CDS encoding GNAT family N-acetyltransferase translates to MPIPPTSARAGDAPVPQVRVARLVDLDPLTLYGLLRLRVDVFVVEQECAYPELDGVDTEPTTEHLWIEVGGVPVATVRTLVDAGGVHRLGRVATHPEHRGHGYATALVRAGLDRIGPHAVHIGAQTYLERWYEQFGFRRAGEDYLEDGIPHLPMVRPELTPGRGGEPS